The following proteins are co-located in the Microbulbifer sp. VAAF005 genome:
- a CDS encoding SPOR domain-containing protein, whose protein sequence is MENCEGKPSRRGRLNDGFKQRIVGALVLAALAVIFLPSLLDREAAGNISETSQIPAEPDIRPIEIAEPQPVADAVPAPAPGEAFQPDLPENFSNPKAPVADEGEERSEIAKSDEPEEKLPAPKKGASPLVDAYGLPVAWVVQVASYRDESNADKLRLRLMNEGYSAYTRAVDTDKGRLVRVFVGPKVNKADAHQLKKELDTLLKAQTLVLQFKA, encoded by the coding sequence ATGGAGAATTGCGAGGGTAAACCCTCCCGCCGAGGGCGATTGAACGACGGATTTAAGCAGCGCATTGTCGGTGCGCTGGTTTTGGCTGCGCTTGCCGTTATTTTCTTGCCCAGCCTGTTGGACCGGGAGGCCGCAGGCAATATCAGTGAAACCAGCCAGATTCCGGCGGAGCCGGATATACGCCCTATTGAAATTGCCGAGCCACAGCCGGTAGCGGATGCTGTGCCAGCACCGGCGCCCGGTGAGGCTTTCCAGCCGGATCTGCCGGAGAACTTCTCCAACCCGAAGGCTCCAGTAGCTGATGAGGGAGAGGAACGGTCAGAGATCGCCAAGAGTGATGAGCCGGAGGAAAAACTGCCCGCGCCGAAGAAGGGAGCCTCGCCCCTTGTGGATGCCTATGGCCTGCCTGTGGCCTGGGTGGTTCAAGTGGCTTCCTACCGGGATGAGTCCAATGCGGACAAGCTGCGTTTGCGCCTGATGAACGAGGGCTACAGTGCCTATACTCGGGCGGTGGATACAGATAAGGGTCGCCTGGTGCGGGTCTTTGTTGGGCCAAAGGTCAACAAGGCCGATGCCCATCAGCTGAAAAAAGAATTGGATACCCTTCTGAAAGCCCAGACCCTCGTGCTTCAGTTCAAGGCCTGA
- a CDS encoding cyanophycin synthetase, with protein sequence MGGEEVADKDLVLAFEAIEVARGETSLTYFEYTTLAALWLFQRAGVEFALLEVGLGGRLDAVNLVDADLAIITSVAIDHEDWLGSDREIIGREKAGILRAGAPFVCADNNPTQSVLSAAEKLSSSSYFIGQDFSLNLGEGKKELYRFGKLELVIPPISLPRPSIAAGITALALLNVLPQSGIESALAEIALPGRCQQVQWQGRNLLLDVGHNPAAAEHLAKWLADHPVDGETHALVAAMADKDLVGLFAPLRGVVDAWHPAELQGNSRAASGETLLEGLAAAGVEATNADSRCPTVADGLQQLLPTIGPQDRLLVFGSFFTVAEVLQQMRDEGNGELRG encoded by the coding sequence ATCGGGGGTGAAGAGGTTGCCGATAAAGATCTCGTGCTGGCGTTTGAGGCTATCGAGGTTGCTCGCGGTGAGACCAGCCTGACCTATTTTGAATACACCACCCTGGCGGCGCTCTGGTTATTTCAAAGGGCAGGCGTCGAGTTTGCACTTCTGGAAGTTGGCCTGGGTGGACGCCTGGATGCAGTTAACCTGGTGGATGCGGATCTCGCTATTATCACTAGTGTTGCCATTGATCACGAGGACTGGCTTGGCAGTGACCGGGAAATAATCGGCCGTGAGAAAGCCGGTATCCTGCGTGCCGGGGCGCCTTTTGTCTGTGCTGATAACAATCCCACCCAATCTGTGCTGTCTGCGGCAGAAAAATTGTCCAGTTCCAGTTACTTTATAGGTCAGGATTTCTCTCTGAATTTGGGAGAGGGTAAAAAAGAACTTTACCGCTTTGGTAAGTTGGAACTTGTGATCCCCCCGATCAGCTTGCCGCGCCCAAGTATCGCTGCTGGGATTACCGCGCTGGCTCTGCTCAATGTATTGCCCCAGAGTGGGATCGAATCTGCACTGGCTGAAATTGCCCTGCCTGGGCGCTGTCAGCAGGTTCAATGGCAGGGGCGCAACTTGCTGTTGGATGTGGGGCACAATCCGGCAGCGGCCGAACACTTGGCTAAATGGCTTGCAGATCACCCTGTAGATGGTGAGACCCATGCGCTGGTAGCGGCTATGGCCGATAAGGATTTGGTGGGACTCTTCGCGCCTTTACGGGGTGTGGTGGATGCCTGGCACCCCGCAGAGTTGCAGGGCAATAGCCGCGCTGCGAGCGGAGAGACCTTGCTGGAAGGTCTGGCCGCAGCAGGTGTTGAGGCAACGAACGCCGATAGCCGCTGTCCAACGGTCGCCGATGGTTTACAACAGCTGCTGCCGACCATTGGTCCACAAGACAGGTTGCTTGTATTTGGTTCCTTCTTTACTGTGGCTGAGGTTCTGCAGCAGATGCGAGACGAAGGTAATGGAGAATTGCGAGGGTAA